A part of Gammaproteobacteria bacterium genomic DNA contains:
- a CDS encoding disulfide bond formation protein B produces the protein MSIRSLYLSGFALVALLLAFSIYLQVVDGIMPCPLCTLQRFTFGLLGLTFFLGIVIAKSKWGRHFTNALLVFWSSLGLFLAGRQIWLQQYGNAESNECGVSLQYMLQVLPFDQVMQRVFAGSAECTQRGWEFLHLNMAEWASICFGFFLCMSLYLLFKAKKS, from the coding sequence ATGTCTATACGCTCACTTTATCTATCTGGATTCGCCCTGGTCGCGCTACTTTTAGCCTTTAGCATTTATTTGCAAGTGGTTGATGGCATCATGCCATGTCCCTTATGCACCCTACAGCGCTTCACCTTTGGCTTGCTAGGCCTCACTTTTTTTCTGGGAATTGTTATTGCAAAAAGTAAATGGGGTCGTCATTTTACTAACGCATTACTCGTGTTTTGGTCGAGTCTAGGGCTCTTTTTAGCCGGCCGACAAATTTGGTTACAGCAATATGGTAATGCTGAAAGCAATGAATGCGGCGTTAGTTTGCAATATATGCTACAAGTTTTACCTTTCGATCAAGTCATGCAACGAGTCTTTGCAGGCAGTGCCGAATGCACCCAGCGAGGTTGGGAATTCTTACATTTAAATATGGCTGAATGGGCGAGCATCTGCTTTGGTTTCTTTTTATGCATGAGCCTTTATCTCCTGTTTAAGGCGAAAAAAAGCTGA
- the ruvX gene encoding Holliday junction resolvase RuvX gives MQKKYPYKILLAFDFGMKRIGVAIGQTITQTATPLTTLTAKEGVPPWTEIAKIIKKWRPDALIVGIPLNMDGTPQSITLSARTFAENLMQTFDLPVLEMDERLTTKDAREQLFTQGGYRALQDGQVDRVAAQLILENWFAENLNLNE, from the coding sequence ATGCAAAAAAAATATCCCTATAAAATATTGCTGGCTTTTGATTTTGGCATGAAGCGTATTGGCGTTGCCATCGGCCAAACCATCACGCAAACCGCAACTCCTCTTACTACGCTCACCGCTAAAGAGGGTGTACCACCGTGGACGGAGATCGCTAAAATCATTAAAAAATGGCGGCCTGATGCATTAATCGTAGGCATTCCTTTAAATATGGATGGCACGCCGCAATCGATTACCCTTTCTGCAAGAACGTTTGCCGAAAATTTAATGCAGACGTTTGATTTACCCGTGCTGGAAATGGATGAGCGACTAACAACGAAAGATGCACGCGAACAATTATTTACCCAGGGCGGCTACCGAGCATTGCAAGATGGACAAGTAGATCGAGTCGCTGCACAATTGATCCTCGAAAATTGGTTTGCCGAAAATTTAAATCTGAACGAATAA
- a CDS encoding DUF4383 domain-containing protein produces MFNAIFIIIMRQLKRSFWYVKDDCSFIWYRFNFCRGCWLPACVYTRRIVIWLIYGNSIHNIVHLASGVVAIMAATSVYYTRLYFKIFGIFYGLVAILGFFRHDLYLMHVNTADNFLHVGIALVSLYLGFAAKFKRP; encoded by the coding sequence GTGTTCAATGCAATTTTCATTATAATCATGAGGCAACTAAAAAGGAGTTTTTGGTATGTTAAGGATGATTGCAGTTTTATTTGGTATCGCTTTAATTTTTGCAGGGGTTGCTGGCTTCCTGCCTGCGTTTACACCCGGCGGATTGTTATTTGGCTTATTTATGGGAACTCGATTCATAATATTGTTCATTTAGCCAGCGGTGTGGTTGCAATCATGGCTGCAACTTCTGTGTACTACACGAGACTTTACTTTAAAATTTTCGGTATTTTTTATGGGTTAGTGGCGATCCTTGGATTTTTCCGCCACGATTTATATCTAATGCATGTCAATACGGCTGATAACTTTTTGCACGTCGGCATTGCACTGGTTTCTTTGTATTTAGGCTTCGCAGCTAAATTCAAGCGGCCGTAA
- a CDS encoding pyridoxal-phosphate dependent enzyme has product MVLNNILEAIGKTPVVQFNRIGSDLACKLFGKCEFLNPGGSVKDRIAVKMVEEAEKSGQIKPGDTLIEASSGNAGIGFALVGAVKGYQVIITMPAKMSREKEVILESLGAKIYRTPTEAKWDDPDSHLSLAKRLQQEIPNAHWLNQYSNLNNPAAHYELTAQEILDDMGDNLAMVVMGVGTGGTISGVGKRLKEANPAIHIVGVDPYGSILGGGHDLQPYLVEGIGYDFFPEVLNDQVIDEYIKVHDEDSFSMARRMMREEGLLVGGSAGTAVWAALLAARRLKEGQRCLVILPDGIRNYLSKFVDNNWLKSQGFHFQDKD; this is encoded by the coding sequence ATGGTCCTCAACAATATTCTCGAAGCAATTGGCAAAACCCCAGTTGTGCAATTCAATCGCATTGGCTCTGACTTAGCTTGCAAGTTATTTGGAAAATGTGAATTTCTCAACCCTGGTGGCTCTGTCAAAGATCGCATTGCGGTGAAAATGGTCGAAGAAGCAGAGAAGTCTGGCCAAATCAAACCCGGTGATACGCTCATTGAAGCAAGTTCTGGCAATGCTGGAATTGGCTTCGCTCTGGTTGGCGCAGTCAAAGGCTATCAAGTCATTATTACAATGCCTGCGAAAATGAGCCGCGAAAAAGAAGTCATCTTAGAATCATTGGGCGCCAAAATTTATCGCACCCCAACTGAAGCAAAATGGGATGACCCAGACAGCCATCTTTCTTTAGCAAAACGTTTGCAACAAGAAATTCCCAATGCGCATTGGCTTAACCAATACAGTAACCTCAATAACCCTGCTGCACATTATGAATTGACTGCGCAAGAAATTTTAGATGACATGGGGGATAATTTAGCGATGGTCGTGATGGGTGTGGGAACGGGCGGAACTATTTCAGGCGTTGGCAAACGTTTAAAGGAAGCAAATCCCGCGATCCACATCGTAGGTGTTGATCCCTACGGCTCTATTCTTGGTGGTGGTCATGATCTTCAGCCTTATTTGGTTGAAGGCATAGGCTATGATTTTTTCCCAGAAGTTTTGAATGACCAAGTCATCGATGAATACATTAAAGTCCATGATGAAGACTCATTTTCGATGGCGAGACGCATGATGCGGGAAGAAGGTTTGCTCGTTGGTGGCTCGGCCGGTACAGCCGTTTGGGCTGCGTTGCTCGCCGCTCGTCGTCTCAAAGAAGGTCAACGTTGTTTAGTTATTTTACCAGATGGCATTCGTAATTATTTATCTAAATTTGTTGATAATAATTGGTTAAAAAGTCAGGGATTTCACTTTCAAGACAAGGATTGA
- a CDS encoding DNA polymerase III subunit beta has product MDILVQREAFLKPLQAISGVVEKKQTLPILSNVLLSIKEGQLRLTGTDLEIELIGFVHLESMTQEGTTTVSARKLFDICRTLPEGMALRLTLEKNYLVVRAGESCFMLNTLPPQDFPSLEDEAYPVVFPLKQSLLKNILTKTSFAMGQQDVRHYLNGAYLDINEKTIKCVAADGHRLALTSITDAGIGDAKARLILPRKSVLELSRLLSGDNESQATISIGESRFQVATPEFVFTTKLINAQYPDYTRLIPRGTLVATSDREMIKQALTRASILSNEKFRGVRFQLEPSKLRITANNSDQEQAEEAVPLDYTGNQMEIGFNVAYLLDVMSTITTQGIRWVFTDASNGVLIEPTEGDDSLYVVMPMRL; this is encoded by the coding sequence ATGGATATTTTGGTTCAGCGTGAAGCCTTTTTAAAACCCTTGCAAGCGATTAGCGGTGTTGTTGAAAAAAAACAAACTTTACCCATCCTATCTAATGTCCTGCTTAGTATTAAAGAGGGTCAGCTGCGCTTAACAGGGACTGATTTAGAAATAGAGTTAATCGGGTTTGTGCATCTTGAATCAATGACGCAAGAAGGAACGACGACAGTTTCTGCGCGTAAATTATTTGATATTTGCCGTACGTTGCCAGAAGGCATGGCGTTACGATTAACACTTGAAAAAAATTATCTGGTTGTTCGCGCGGGTGAAAGTTGTTTTATGCTAAACACCTTGCCGCCTCAAGATTTTCCTAGTTTAGAAGATGAAGCCTACCCTGTCGTCTTTCCTTTAAAGCAATCGTTACTTAAAAACATTTTAACCAAAACATCATTTGCGATGGGCCAGCAAGATGTGCGCCATTATTTGAATGGTGCTTATTTGGATATCAATGAGAAAACCATTAAATGTGTTGCTGCAGATGGGCATCGCCTTGCGTTAACCAGCATTACGGATGCAGGTATTGGAGACGCTAAAGCGCGCCTTATCTTGCCGCGTAAAAGTGTATTAGAATTATCGCGGCTATTGAGTGGCGACAACGAGTCGCAGGCAACCATTTCAATTGGCGAAAGTCGTTTTCAAGTGGCAACCCCTGAGTTTGTTTTTACCACTAAACTAATAAATGCTCAATATCCTGACTATACTCGCCTTATTCCACGCGGAACGCTGGTCGCAACCAGCGATCGTGAAATGATTAAACAAGCGCTGACGCGTGCCTCTATTTTATCCAATGAAAAATTCCGTGGGGTTCGCTTTCAACTTGAGCCTAGCAAATTGCGGATTACAGCGAATAACTCCGATCAAGAGCAAGCAGAAGAAGCGGTGCCATTAGATTATACGGGCAATCAAATGGAAATTGGTTTTAATGTGGCTTATCTACTGGATGTCATGTCCACTATTACCACGCAAGGTATTCGTTGGGTTTTCACAGATGCTAGCAACGGGGTCTTGATTGAGCCCACCGAGGGAGATGATAGTTTATATGTCGTTATGCCAATGCGCTTATAA
- the recF gene encoding DNA replication/repair protein RecF — protein MTISLLRLNDFRNLAHAELAPAHHGLNILFGNNGSGKTSLLEAIHYLSTGKSFKTATATRLIKYASPKFSIFAHFEQTDTRQIPIGVERETTGAARIRVAEEDVSSQVLLATLLPLRMINAQSHQLFESGPTFRRKYLDWGLFYAEESFFPCWRHYERALKQRNAVLRAGRTRGELDVWTEEMVKHGLLLNQQREQYTQSLGQALVHTVRALLQTDDIQLHYKQGWDQNKTLHQVLTHSTAMDFGVGYTQYGPHRADLEITMNGLSVKHFLSRGQQKLLICAMIIAQGKLLAQHTNKGMIYLIDDLPSELDTQNRQELMSLLATQQTQIFITAIESETICDAINTPRCVPMKLFHVEHGQVAEKRME, from the coding sequence ATGACCATTTCATTGTTACGTCTGAACGATTTTCGAAACCTAGCTCACGCTGAGCTTGCTCCTGCGCATCATGGGCTTAATATTCTCTTTGGCAATAATGGCAGTGGTAAAACGAGCTTACTTGAAGCCATTCATTATTTAAGTACAGGGAAATCATTCAAAACTGCCACCGCAACCCGCCTTATCAAATACGCTTCACCTAAATTTTCTATTTTTGCTCACTTCGAACAAACAGATACACGTCAAATTCCTATTGGCGTTGAGCGTGAAACCACAGGTGCTGCGCGAATTCGTGTGGCTGAGGAAGATGTATCTTCACAAGTCTTGCTTGCCACTTTATTACCGTTACGCATGATTAATGCGCAATCCCACCAGCTCTTTGAATCAGGGCCTACTTTTCGTCGAAAATACCTGGATTGGGGGCTGTTTTATGCGGAGGAATCGTTTTTTCCTTGCTGGCGACATTATGAACGCGCTTTAAAGCAGAGAAACGCAGTATTACGTGCGGGACGCACCCGTGGCGAACTTGACGTTTGGACAGAAGAGATGGTTAAGCATGGATTATTGCTTAATCAACAAAGAGAGCAGTACACCCAATCCTTGGGTCAAGCTTTAGTCCACACAGTGCGTGCTTTGCTTCAAACCGATGATATTCAGCTTCATTACAAGCAGGGATGGGATCAAAATAAGACTTTGCATCAGGTTTTAACGCACTCCACGGCGATGGATTTTGGCGTTGGTTATACGCAATACGGCCCGCATCGGGCGGACCTAGAAATCACGATGAACGGCTTGTCAGTGAAGCATTTTTTATCAAGAGGTCAGCAAAAATTGCTAATTTGTGCTATGATAATCGCCCAAGGAAAGCTATTAGCGCAGCACACAAATAAGGGTATGATCTACCTCATTGATGACTTACCTTCAGAGTTAGATACCCAAAATCGCCAAGAGCTGATGTCCTTGCTAGCAACACAGCAAACACAAATTTTTATAACTGCCATAGAGAGTGAAACAATTTGTGATGCAATTAACACCCCACGTTGCGTCCCGATGAAATTGTTTCACGTGGAACACGGTCAGGTAGCTGAGAAAAGAATGGAGTAG
- a CDS encoding ATP synthase subunit I, translating to MATKSLQAVIQGKAYRLVLWQLCGVLILAVGAFIIRGQHDAISVFAGGLSYGLPNLIFVWLVFRYVGAQQIYHFVAAFFIGEMLKMIFSALCFVLIVKYLPVSLLSVLIGLVGAMVSFWIVCVWQFSGPTMTTATEERVDGRG from the coding sequence ATGGCCACCAAATCACTCCAAGCTGTGATCCAAGGAAAAGCTTATCGGCTTGTGCTTTGGCAACTATGTGGTGTGCTGATCTTAGCAGTAGGGGCTTTCATCATTCGTGGACAACATGATGCGATTTCCGTTTTTGCCGGCGGCTTAAGTTACGGCTTGCCGAATTTGATATTCGTTTGGTTAGTATTTCGATACGTAGGTGCCCAACAAATTTATCATTTTGTCGCAGCTTTTTTTATTGGCGAAATGTTAAAAATGATTTTTTCTGCACTCTGTTTTGTACTTATTGTGAAATACTTGCCAGTTAGTTTATTATCCGTCCTCATTGGCTTAGTGGGTGCCATGGTGTCGTTCTGGATTGTCTGTGTATGGCAATTTTCAGGACCAACAATGACAACAGCAACTGAGGAGCGGGTAGATGGTCGAGGCTAG
- a CDS encoding PLP-dependent transferase yields the protein MDKPKENIATRVIHAGQAPDPSTGAIMTPIFATSTYVQESPGKHKGYEYSRTHNPTRKALEACIADLESGPRGFAFASGMAAIATILELLKPGDHVVVCDDVYGGSYRLFERVRKFSAGLSFSFVDLTDAANLKNAIKKETRMVWVETPTNPMLKLIDLKAIKAVASDNQLLTVADNTFATPIIQRPIEFGFDIVVHSATKYLNGHSDVVGGAIVTESDELGEKIAFLQNSVGAIASPFDSFLILRGLKTLHVRMHAHAENAMLLANWLQQHEAVQEVIFPGLPSHPQYQLAKSQMLLPGGMISLKLKKDLAGTKRMLERCHLFALAESLGGVESLIEHPASMTHASLPVAKREELGITDNLIRLSVGIESAIDLQNELAYALKA from the coding sequence ATGGACAAACCCAAAGAAAATATTGCGACACGCGTCATCCATGCTGGGCAAGCCCCCGATCCCAGTACAGGCGCTATTATGACGCCCATTTTCGCCACTTCAACTTATGTGCAAGAAAGCCCAGGCAAGCACAAAGGGTATGAATATTCGCGGACACACAATCCTACTCGCAAAGCGCTTGAAGCCTGTATTGCAGATCTAGAATCGGGACCACGGGGATTTGCGTTTGCATCAGGCATGGCAGCCATTGCAACTATTTTAGAATTATTGAAACCCGGCGACCATGTGGTCGTCTGCGATGATGTGTACGGCGGTAGTTATCGCTTATTTGAACGAGTCAGAAAATTTTCAGCAGGGTTAAGTTTTTCTTTTGTTGACTTAACTGATGCTGCCAATTTAAAAAATGCTATTAAAAAAGAAACACGCATGGTTTGGGTTGAAACACCGACTAATCCCATGTTGAAGCTTATTGATCTGAAGGCAATTAAAGCGGTCGCAAGTGACAACCAGCTACTTACCGTTGCAGATAATACGTTTGCCACACCTATTATTCAGCGGCCAATAGAATTTGGATTTGATATTGTGGTTCACTCCGCTACCAAATATTTAAATGGCCATTCTGACGTTGTGGGTGGTGCGATTGTTACCGAATCAGACGAGCTAGGAGAAAAAATTGCATTTTTGCAAAATTCAGTCGGTGCCATTGCCTCTCCCTTTGATAGCTTTTTAATTCTTCGCGGCTTAAAAACCTTACATGTGCGTATGCACGCTCATGCAGAGAATGCGATGTTGCTTGCCAATTGGTTACAACAACATGAAGCAGTTCAAGAAGTTATTTTCCCTGGCCTTCCTAGCCATCCGCAATACCAACTGGCAAAATCGCAAATGTTACTACCAGGGGGAATGATTTCCCTCAAACTCAAAAAAGATTTAGCTGGCACAAAGCGTATGCTTGAACGGTGTCATCTTTTTGCACTCGCCGAAAGTTTAGGCGGCGTTGAAAGTTTAATTGAACATCCAGCTTCCATGACACATGCAAGTTTACCGGTTGCCAAACGAGAAGAATTGGGCATTACGGATAATTTAATCCGCCTTTCTGTAGGCATCGAATCGGCGATCGATTTGCAAAACGAATTAGCCTACGCCTTGAAAGCTTAA
- the dnaA gene encoding chromosomal replication initiator protein DnaA: protein MSASLWDKCLHSLENEFPSQQFNTWIRPLQAEVAEGKLVLLAPNRFVLDWIAERFLNRINELVTQFSDHQVPTVSLEIGTKGAVALTKFESPYKRDPQAPSTKASFSYQDNAVYQSNLNPNFTFTNFVEGKSNQLAKAASLQVAENPAVAYNPLYLYGGVGLGKTHLMHAIGNQIISNNPRAKILYLHSERFVADMVKALQTNSMNEFKRYYRSVDALLIDDIQFFAGKDRSQEEFFHTFNSLLESQQQVILTCDRYPKEINGVEERLKSRFGWGLTVAVEPPELETRVAILMSKAEQTNIDLPYEVAFFVAKRIRSNVRELEGALKRIIANAHFTGKAITLDFVKEALRDLLALQDKLVTVENIQRTVAEYYKIKVADLLSKRRNRSVARPRQIAMTLAKELTNHSLPEIGDAFGGRDHTTVLHACRMIAGLRKTDSDIEEDYTNLLRILTT from the coding sequence GTGAGCGCATCGCTTTGGGATAAATGTTTGCATTCGCTTGAGAATGAATTTCCTTCTCAGCAATTCAATACTTGGATCAGACCGCTACAAGCCGAAGTTGCTGAAGGGAAATTAGTGCTGCTTGCGCCCAACCGATTTGTTTTGGATTGGATTGCTGAACGTTTTTTAAACCGAATTAACGAGCTGGTTACTCAATTCAGTGATCATCAAGTGCCGACAGTTTCTCTTGAAATTGGAACAAAGGGGGCAGTGGCATTAACCAAATTTGAATCGCCTTATAAGCGCGACCCTCAGGCTCCGAGCACGAAAGCTTCGTTTTCCTATCAAGATAATGCTGTTTATCAGAGTAATCTTAATCCTAACTTTACGTTTACTAACTTTGTTGAAGGTAAATCGAATCAATTAGCCAAAGCTGCTTCTTTGCAAGTTGCTGAAAATCCAGCTGTTGCATATAACCCGCTCTATTTATATGGAGGCGTTGGACTGGGCAAAACGCATTTAATGCACGCCATTGGTAATCAAATTATCAGTAACAATCCGCGTGCCAAAATTCTTTATCTTCATTCGGAGCGATTTGTAGCGGATATGGTTAAAGCTTTGCAAACCAATTCAATGAATGAATTTAAGCGGTATTATCGTTCAGTGGATGCATTATTAATTGATGACATCCAGTTTTTTGCAGGGAAAGATCGATCACAAGAAGAGTTTTTTCATACCTTTAACTCGCTTTTAGAGAGTCAACAACAAGTTATTTTAACTTGCGATCGCTATCCAAAAGAAATAAATGGGGTGGAAGAGCGCTTAAAGTCTCGTTTTGGTTGGGGATTAACGGTCGCAGTTGAGCCGCCTGAGCTCGAAACACGTGTTGCCATTTTAATGAGTAAGGCTGAACAAACTAATATTGATCTACCTTACGAAGTCGCATTTTTTGTCGCCAAACGCATTCGTTCTAATGTGCGAGAGTTAGAGGGCGCGTTAAAACGTATTATTGCTAATGCCCACTTCACGGGCAAAGCGATCACTCTAGATTTTGTTAAAGAAGCACTGCGTGATTTACTCGCCCTACAGGATAAGTTAGTAACCGTTGAAAATATTCAGCGTACTGTTGCAGAATATTATAAAATTAAAGTCGCTGATTTGCTTTCAAAGCGCCGTAATCGTTCCGTTGCGCGACCCAGACAAATCGCCATGACGCTTGCTAAAGAATTAACCAATCATAGTTTGCCAGAAATCGGCGATGCTTTTGGAGGTCGTGATCATACGACCGTATTGCATGCGTGTCGGATGATTGCGGGGTTACGTAAGACTGACTCTGATATCGAAGAAGATTATACGAATTTATTACGAATTTTAACTACTTAA
- the polA gene encoding DNA polymerase I codes for MPNPTKPLVLVDGSSYLYRAFHALPALTNSKGFPTGAVYGMVNMLKRLILDYQPDYMAVVFDAKGKTFRDDLYKEYKATRQEMPSDLSRQIPPIHEIIKALGLPIIMIEGVEADDVIGTLAERAKATGFSTIISTGDKDLAQLVDEHVTLINTMSNTLYDPVTVKEKFGVPPELMIDYLTLVGDTSDNIPGVPLVGPKTAAKWLIQYGSLDNIVANAEKFTGKTGENLRNSIPNFEFVKSLVRIKLDVEVPLEFKQLAIQAADKTSLISHYKEMEFKTWLNDLLSETKEDNQKNYADYQLILTAEALDHFIEVLQCTAFFAFDVETNQFNNLHADLVGFAFATAPGQGVYIPVGHCYLGAPTQLSKAVVLAQLKPIFENQKIAKIGYNLKYAVEILTNHDIDIRGATHDTMVAAYVLDSTSSTYDIDNLALKYLGWRTTSFIDVAGSGVKQIAFDQVELSAAKTYAAEDADLTLRLHSMLMPRIEQELGLKRIYETIEMPLVPVLAQIEETGVLIDAEKLAEQGRELRTTLDSLETKAYALAGKPFNMNSPKQLQEILFQILKLPVLQKTPTRQPSTADGVLQELAQNYEMPRLIITYRSLSKLISTYINSLPQQIDAKTGRVHTSYHQTGTTTGRLSSSNPNLQNIPIRTVEGRRIRKAFIAAPGYKILSADYSQIELRLMAHISEDPNLLYAFNHDLDIHTATAAEVWDMKLEEVTPEIRRSAKAINFGLIYGMSAFGLTRQLNIDRQSAQDYIDRYFTRYPNVKAYMDNTRLQAKKQGYVETLWGRRLYIPDINASQMMRQKAAERAAINAPLQGSAADIIKLAMIHVNQTLSQDNLDAKIIMQVHDELVFEVAEQDVDRLKIMVQEKMAGVISLKVPLVVATGIGNNWDEASAH; via the coding sequence ATGCCAAATCCAACAAAACCCCTTGTTTTAGTGGATGGATCCTCTTATTTATACCGTGCCTTTCATGCACTGCCTGCTTTAACGAATTCCAAAGGATTTCCTACAGGTGCTGTATATGGCATGGTCAATATGCTTAAACGATTAATTTTAGATTATCAGCCTGACTATATGGCGGTCGTTTTTGATGCGAAGGGAAAAACTTTCCGAGATGATCTCTATAAAGAATACAAAGCAACCCGACAAGAAATGCCAAGCGACTTATCGCGGCAAATTCCGCCGATCCACGAAATTATCAAAGCATTAGGTCTCCCGATTATTATGATCGAGGGTGTCGAAGCCGATGATGTAATCGGAACCCTCGCAGAACGCGCTAAAGCCACAGGATTTTCCACGATCATTTCAACGGGTGATAAAGATTTAGCACAATTAGTTGACGAGCATGTCACGTTAATTAACACCATGAGTAATACGCTTTACGATCCTGTCACCGTAAAAGAAAAATTTGGCGTTCCCCCAGAACTCATGATTGATTATCTAACGCTGGTGGGAGATACGTCAGATAACATTCCAGGGGTACCATTAGTCGGCCCAAAAACGGCCGCGAAATGGCTTATCCAATATGGCTCATTAGATAACATTGTCGCGAATGCTGAAAAATTCACTGGCAAAACAGGTGAAAATCTTCGCAATTCTATTCCTAATTTCGAATTCGTTAAATCATTAGTCCGAATCAAACTTGATGTTGAAGTCCCTTTAGAATTCAAACAACTTGCCATTCAAGCTGCGGACAAAACCAGTCTTATTTCTCATTACAAAGAAATGGAATTTAAAACATGGCTGAATGACTTACTATCTGAAACCAAAGAAGATAATCAAAAAAATTATGCCGACTACCAGTTAATTTTAACCGCCGAAGCTCTTGATCATTTTATTGAAGTCTTACAATGCACTGCATTTTTTGCCTTTGATGTTGAAACCAATCAATTTAACAATTTGCATGCAGATTTAGTTGGTTTCGCTTTCGCAACTGCACCAGGTCAAGGCGTTTATATTCCGGTTGGCCATTGTTACTTAGGTGCGCCAACTCAATTATCAAAAGCGGTTGTACTCGCTCAATTAAAACCAATCTTTGAGAATCAAAAGATCGCGAAAATTGGTTATAACTTAAAATATGCCGTAGAAATTTTGACGAATCATGATATTGATATACGGGGTGCAACGCACGACACCATGGTTGCAGCCTACGTTCTAGACAGCACCAGCAGCACGTACGATATCGATAACTTGGCTTTAAAATACTTAGGATGGCGGACCACTTCTTTTATTGATGTTGCCGGGAGTGGCGTTAAGCAAATTGCTTTTGATCAAGTTGAACTTTCGGCTGCCAAAACTTACGCAGCAGAAGATGCTGATTTAACTTTACGTTTACATAGCATGCTCATGCCGCGTATCGAGCAAGAGCTCGGTTTGAAACGAATTTACGAAACTATCGAAATGCCGCTTGTTCCTGTGCTTGCGCAAATTGAAGAGACAGGTGTTTTAATTGATGCAGAAAAATTAGCTGAACAAGGTCGTGAGTTACGTACCACGCTTGATTCTCTGGAAACAAAAGCTTATGCCTTAGCGGGCAAACCTTTTAACATGAACTCCCCCAAGCAATTACAAGAAATTTTATTTCAAATTTTGAAATTACCCGTGCTTCAAAAAACTCCGACCCGTCAGCCTTCAACTGCCGATGGTGTACTGCAAGAATTGGCGCAAAATTATGAAATGCCCCGGCTCATTATTACCTATCGTAGCTTAAGTAAGCTTATTTCCACTTACATCAACAGTTTGCCGCAACAAATTGACGCGAAAACCGGCCGTGTTCATACTTCTTATCATCAAACTGGCACGACAACCGGTCGCCTTTCTTCCTCTAATCCTAATTTGCAAAACATTCCCATACGTACCGTTGAAGGACGAAGAATTCGGAAAGCGTTTATCGCAGCTCCTGGATATAAAATATTAAGTGCCGACTATTCTCAAATTGAATTACGTTTGATGGCACATATTTCAGAAGATCCTAATTTACTCTACGCCTTCAATCATGACTTAGACATTCATACAGCGACAGCAGCTGAAGTCTGGGATATGAAATTAGAAGAAGTAACACCAGAAATTAGACGAAGCGCTAAAGCAATTAATTTTGGTTTGATTTATGGGATGTCGGCATTTGGTTTAACCCGACAACTGAACATTGATCGTCAATCAGCACAAGATTATATTGATCGTTATTTTACGCGCTATCCAAATGTAAAAGCATACATGGATAACACGCGCCTGCAAGCCAAAAAACAAGGTTACGTTGAAACACTTTGGGGAAGACGTTTGTACATCCCAGATATTAATGCAAGTCAAATGATGCGCCAAAAAGCTGCTGAACGTGCAGCCATTAATGCACCTTTACAAGGGAGTGCGGCTGACATTATTAAGCTTGCAATGATTCATGTAAATCAAACCTTATCGCAAGATAATCTCGATGCAAAAATTATTATGCAAGTTCATGATGAATTAGTCTTCGAGGTAGCAGAACAAGATGTCGATCGTTTAAAAATCATGGTTCAAGAAAAAATGGCTGGGGTCATCAGTTTAAAAGTTCCCTTGGTCGTCGCTACTGGTATTGGCAACAATTGGGATGAGGCTTCTGCTCATTAG